The nucleotide window GCATCCGCAGCATCCTGAGCAGTGCCGGCATGACGGTCGTCAGCAGCCAGGTCTTGCCCGCCAAGGATGAAAAAGGCATAGAGCGCATACCCTTGGCGGTACGCGCGGAGGGCGACATCGTCTCCTTGCAAGGCGCATTGGCCGGGCTGGCCGAGCAGAAGCCTGCCTTGCTTGTCGATGACATGCTTGTCCATGCCCAGGGCCCAGGAAACAAAGGCCCACAGCGCTTGGCCGCGCAGTTCAGCCTCTCGGTGTTGCGGAGGGTGCAGCCATGAAGCGCCATCTGCTGTCCATTCTTGCATTCGCCTGTCTGGGCTTGGCCGTGTTGCTGGCT belongs to Acidovorax sp. YS12 and includes:
- a CDS encoding general secretion pathway protein GspM — translated: MKRYVPIEVVVLLLVAIVVLFPLGGLGIYVYQKHQWAQNRLTDFEPRYARLAGLDTNREALEQALGKVHAIEGWYLYPAEQDGTQTGNDAQQRIRSILSSAGMTVVSSQVLPAKDEKGIERIPLAVRAEGDIVSLQGALAGLAEQKPALLVDDMLVHAQGPGNKGPQRLAAQFSLSVLRRVQP